The Lycium barbarum isolate Lr01 chromosome 11, ASM1917538v2, whole genome shotgun sequence genome contains the following window.
CACTATTCCAAGGGATCTTGCTAGTATCTCTGATCCAATTGACAACATAAGAGAGTCACTTTCAATTTCAAGGAATCTGATTCCCTTGTCTTTGTACCATTGAAGTCCAACTTGTAGGGCCATTGCCTCTGCCAAATTGTTAGACATGTGTACCAAATTTGATGCATATGCAGTAATCAAATGTGCATTCCTAATAATTCCTCCTCCACCACTAAGTCCAGGATTGCTCTTAGAACGTCCATCAGAATTCAGTTTCACCCAACTAGTTGGAGGAGAAATCCACTTTAATGAGCTATAATCCTGAATCTCCAAATTGCCGTCCTACTTTATGATAAAGCAAGTTTATTGAAGCAGAGACTTAGCTTTGTCATTCCACTAGTTTTCATCTTGTCGATGTTGCTCGGGTCAGATCTTTTACCTTCGAATAAGCTATTGATGCATCTGTGTACTTAAAATCAGTGCTCCACTTAGTTTGTCTTTATTTTTGTGTAGGCATATTCTCCTCCATGCACAAATACAATTTTTTTATAACTGAGATAATTTACTTGATTCCATCAAAACTCCAGTAAAGACAGCTATCACACTCGCAATTGGGAAAATAAAACATATGTCGTAACGTATAAATACTCAGTTTGAAAGTCTATAAAGTTATTAGACAATAATAGAAGCATCATCTGCTAATCTGTTTCTTAATCTGAATTTCAAGTTCAGGTATTCAACCCGAAACAGAAACCATATCTCGTACTTCCTAAATTAAATTTAACCCGAAGTACCATCTGGCATGTGGGGGCCAGGAGCTATGAACCGCGTTCTTGGAATCGAAGCTTCAAAACACACAGAATGTCAAAAGTGACATCTTATACATTGCAAATCACACACTGCTCCGTTTTGCAAGACTCCAGTTCTAACTGACGAAAATGGAAATGCAAGGGCAAATAGAACATATAAATCCTTTGCCTGGGAGAGGAAATCCAGCAGACGATGAAACGGAGTTAAGTGGTCCAATCAAACCAATTCTATGCCTGCTTCTCTCACTGAATCAATAACTGCTTTGACCTTTCCATGGTATCTCTGTTCTCTCTTAAAGAAAACAGATATGGCAGGAACTCCTTTAGCCTGCAACCGCTCACCCAACAACTTACCTATTTTTGCAGCAGCAGCAACATCTCTAGTATTTTCTTTTGCTTCTACCATGGCAAGCCTTAAGCCTTTCTCTTGTGTGCTTGCAGAAGCAGCCACTGTCGCTGTTGGAGTGTGAACTACTTGAGCATTTACATAATTGTTTGTGAAGTGCATCCTCAGCACATAAGGTTTGAGATACTTCGTCACTCTGTCTGGTCTAACTGCTGGAGGAATCACCATTTCTGCTTGACGAAACAACAATACATCAAAGAAAGTATCATCAATCTCAGATAGAGCTCAACATTCCGGAAGTACTTGTCATCTTTGAGAAATGCAGTTTTGATTCTCACCCTGGAGCTAATTAGTACTACTTGTTTTTCGAAACTGAAAACAAGAAGTACTAACTAGCTCCAGGGTGAGAATCGAAACTGCATTTCTCGAAAGTTGAGTATAAAGCAACCTTGTAACAGATAGTAAAGTTGAGTACAAAGCTACCTTCTAAATGATGGCTTCATAGAGCTAAGTGACAAAtcaagcccaaaaaaaaaaaaaaaagttaagcaAGATCTACAATTTGACAGATCATTCAAGACTTAGCTTTTATACTTCACTTTCATTGACCAAAGGGAATTCTTTTAGCCAGACTCCTGTGAGTTTCATTTATAAAACGAACCAAATCCCCAGTAGCGGTACTGAAAATGAATCAACGTCATCAAGGAATTGACGGACAAGCAAGAACCCCCTTAATGTGCATAGGGATTTGATCATTTGAAGACACAATTTTCGGTCAATTTACAAATCTACTATTAGCCAGTACCATTTTCTCCAAAATATTGATGCTCCTCTTAAAtacattttcttttttctataaCCTAGGTGTCTGGGCCCACTtgtgcgcacctcgactaatccCAGCaaggtacctgctacctcccaccattACATGTAtcgggtaactctgtccaccgGGGCTTTGATAGATCAGAAGAAATAACCTAGTGCCCTTCATCCAAAAAAAGAAATAACCTAGTGCCCTTCATCCAAAAAAAGAAATAACCTAGTGCTTTTGCCTCTGGTAGAATTTGAACCTAACAACTCATAGTTCTCAAACCGACTTTATTTACCACTAGCCCCACACTCTTGGGTGCAAGCTCCTCTTAAACATCTTCGAAAGATAATGTCTCATTTCAGATCAAGAGAGGTAAAGTCCCATTTATTACCTTTTACAATTATGTGGACAACAACAAAATAGAAGATGGGACTGAGAATAAGGCAAGTGCGGCTAGAAAATGACACAATTGGAGCATGTAAGCTTGCCCGGCAAGGTACAGACAGCTTGCCCGGCAAGGTACAGACTGGGAGGAGCAAATCTAGGATTTCACGAATACGGGTGCACTATTACGAGGAGGTGGACTCATTACACTATTGAAATTATAGGgtcaaaactattttttttaaaacaaatggtatttttttacatatatatctaAATTCCATGTCAAAATTGTGGACCAGTTGAACCTATTGACTATATAGTATATACTACATCCCCCACTGCTACTAGTTTTAGTATAGGCACTTAGTTTAGTTATACAAGATTTTACGATGACAAAAGAATAGGAATTTCAATGCGTCAAACTTTGAGTTTTTGAAGGAATAAACTAAACAAACAAAGAGAAAATAAAAAGTACTTAATTAAAATGCAAGAAGGGACACCAGACATATCCATCCCTATGGATGGGCCCAATTCTAGAAAAAGAAACGAAAAAGCCATGATAACCGTGGGATTTGAACCCCAACCTCACATATAGAGGTACGCCCAATAACCATTGCCACCAAATGAATCTTTGAGCTAGGGTGTATACATAACTATTTAAGTACTTTTGTAAAGATATAACATTACTATACATGGATCCGCCACTAATCACAATTGGCAAACAGGATCAGGTAGAAAAGGACAGTTAGTGGAGGACTTGAGGTGCAAGGCTATTGGAGGAAATTTGGGATGGATGAAGGGTCAAGCAGGGCATTTGTGCTAATTGATTGCATAACAGGGAAAGTTGTTACTCTTTTTGACTCTTCTTTTTGTTTGTCTACATATCCTATGAGGAAATAACCAAAAACAGTTTTGACAATCTAGCTCGTCAGGGATGGGATTCCTTAGATTAAGACCGGTAATGTCATATGCTATGACTGGAAAAAGAAATTACCGACAGAAAACTCATTATCattatttttgtttcttgatTGTTACAAAACTCATCATCTTTATGACCTTAAGGAATCTTTTAAAGTGGGTTAAAACCTCATTTCTTATGATAGAAATAAGATTGTAAATCTAACAGGATTGCCTGAAAGATACTACAATTGATGAAAAAAGGGATCCGGTCTTTCCCTACTAATTATTTTCATTTTCGGTTCGGGATGATGAACCCAACCCTGTTGGACGTAGCTCTCTTAACCAATTTTGAACTTGATTGGATAGACCGAAAACTAGAAACGTGTTCTTTGAAGGAAAGAGGAGATCCTTGCATCATTTGAAACACACCAGTCTCTATCTTTACTTGGACAGCATTATTAACTTCATTAGCTCCCGACTAACTATTGCAATTTAGCTTACCAGCGTTCTCTGGGTGTTAACTATTATAACTAATGAACCTtacttttcttaaaaaatataaaaaattgcACCTTATTCTTCCTAAAAGTATCTTATATCTGAGAATACCAAGTTTGGacaattaactttttttttttttttgattaagcaccggtgtccgggtctcttagagccccgactaatcccgggggtgcacaggccctcggcaaggagtttcccgcaagtgcaccacggttaattcaggttttacccagtccgatggccctcagaaattgtttgcacccagtgggtttcgaacctgagaccttgaaagggagcaccccaaggctcaagtcaattgccaccaagccaacccctgagggttagtTTGGACAATTAACTTTGGGATCTCATTTTTGCTCATAAAAGGTGGGTTTAAGGCTATGAAAACCAATTGCTGCTAATTATCAATACAGTTGTTCCAGTATCCAAAATAATACTGTATTGTCTTAGAAAGTACTGTAACCAGTATCCAAGGAAACCTAAAAAAACAAAATGAAGGGGAGAGGGAGGAACATGCTCAACTTTTCTCCATTTGATTCCTTAAGAATTCAGATTTTTGAACGCCTAGATGAGAACCGCTATATACATTAAAAGAAAGGCATATTTGATATACCAATTCCTCTAGCACTAGAAAAAACGGAGTCAAGAACTAGCTTGGAGTTTCACCATGTTGTGAAATCAAGAGCTATTTCTTAAGTCTATTTTCCAGTGCTAGAGGAATTGGTTTATCAAATATGCCTTTCTTTAAGGTATGCAGTGGTTCCCATATAGGTGCTGAGAAATCTCACTTCTTAATTCAAAATCCTAACCAGAGGATTTTTATTTCTTAAGATTAACTGATTAAAACTAGCCAATTATTTTAACATACAAGTTATTCGCTTAAAGCTATTATTCTGTACATTGTTTAATTAAAAACAAACCAAATTCTGGCTATTTATCCAACAAATTTCAAACCAAAATGTTGTGTTTCCCAGGAGTCCAATACCAAATGCAGCAAAAACAAGCTTTAATTCTTCCAAATAAAAAAAACTAAGTTTCAACATTTATGTATCTGATTGCCCAAAAGAGAAACCAGaaatcaagcaaaaaaaaaaaatcaagccaaCTATGGTGCACGCACACGCAAAGGAACTGGGTTGAAGATAAGAGAGAAAATCTGGAAACTTTGAAGAGATAAAGAGAGAAAATGTGTACCTTAATAAACAGAGAATTAGAATCGCCGATGCCGGTCGGTAGTTGCTCCTCGTCGCTTACTCACGCTTGGAAATGAAGGGATGGGCTTGGGTTAATGGGTTCAGGCTTTGGGCCTCTATATATATAGAGAAAACATTTCATCAAATAGCACAGCTTGGAGCTTAATTACAAGACGTAGCTACAATTTGCGTATTTACGAAATGTAGCTACACTTGTTTTGGTGGAAGAGCTGTATCAAGCGAGTATCAGCTATATCTGTATCAGGTGGCAGGTATCAAATGTATGACTGTATCAGCACATATTGAATAGCGTGAAAAAGATGTATCAGCACACACAGTTACGTGTGTGTACTGTGTATTTGCTACAAAATCCAGAATGTAACTACGTTTTGTAGTTTGTTGAAACAATAGTTATGTATCGTAAATACAGTCTAAAATATATTTTGGGTTTATGTAATGAAAATTTCAGGACCTGAAACTGAAAAGTGAACCATTTAAAGAAGAATAAAATCGAGACTGAACCAAAGAACCAAATTAATTGGGTTAGGTCTGTTTTTTCGATCCTTCGGTATTTATACCCACCCCTAGTCATAGGATTCATGCAAAGTTTAAGTGTACATTTGGAAATTTCTAACAGATACAGGCGAATTTTCATTTCATATGCATTTATTTAACTAAGAGAGAGTGATCGAGATGAGGATGAGAAAGGGTGTGTTTATATCCAAGAACCAATTCGGATTCATACCGGGGCGATTGACTATGAAAGCATTCATCTTGTAAGGAGATTGTTGGAGCAGTACGAGGACAAGAAGAGAGACTTACACATGGGGTTCATTGATCTGGAAAGGGCGTGCGATAAAGTCCCTAGGGAGGTACTTTGGAGGTGTTTTGAGTTTAAAGGTGGATTTGTAGCTTACATTAGGGCAATTAAGGACATGTACGATGGAGCTAGGACCCAGGTTAGAACAGTGGGGGCGACTGAGAACACTCTCCGATCATGAtagggttgcaccagggatcaacCTTTAGTCCATTCTTATTTGCACTAGTGATGGACGAATTGACACGACATATTTAGGGAGAGGTGCCGTGGTGTATGTTATTCACTGATGACATAGTTCTAATTGACAAGACATGTGATGGAGTCAACGATAGGCTTGAAGTTTGGGGACAGACCCTAGAGTCGAAAGGTTTCAGGTTAAGTAGGACTAGGACAAAGTAACTTGAGTGCAAGTTCGGTGGTGTGACGCAGGGGGTGGAGGTGGAAGTGAAGATCGATACACAAGTCCTAGCCAAAAAAAGTAGTTTCGAGTATCTTGGGTCTATAATTTAAGGAGAtagggagattgatgatgatgtcgCACATTGTATTAGGGCGGGGTGGGTGAAATGTAAGCTCGTATCTGGGGTACTAAGGGATAAGAATGTGTCGCCAAGGCTTATGGGTAAATTCTATAGAGTGCGGCTGAGACCAACCTTGTTATATGGGACAGAGTGTAGCGGAGATGAGGATgctcagatggatgtgtgggcatactaggagggATATGATTAGGAACGAAGTTATACGGGACAAGATGGAAGTGGCCCCTGTGGCaaacaagatgagggaagcgagactgagatggttcgggCACGTGAAGAGGAGATGTATGCACACCACTAAGGAGGTGTGAAAGGTTGGCTATGGCAGGAGTTAGGAGAGATAGAGATAGGCCGAAGAAGAACTAAGGGAATGTGattagacatgacatgacatggcgCAACTTCAGCTTTCTTAGGACATGTCCCACATAGGAAGGTACGGAGGTCgtggattagggtagaaggttagtaggtagtcgaGTGTTCTCCTTATTAGTAGCATTGAGTTAGTAATCGCGTAGTTTACTTTCTTCGATGTGTATTACTGTTTACCATTTGTTTTTTATCTTAATATTTTGTTGTCGTATGTTTTTTTATATCATGTCTCaaattcttttctttccttttgagTCGAGGATCTATCAGAAACAGTTTCTCTATACCCACCAaaataggagtaaggtctgcatacatcctaccctccccgaACCCCACTTGTGGACTGCACCGGGTATGTTGTTATTATGCATTCCTTTAAAATATCAAAAGAAATTCACATGCATTTATTTGATGTACATCTGACTTGACTAGGTaacttttttatt
Protein-coding sequences here:
- the LOC132618161 gene encoding uncharacterized protein LOC132618161, with product MVIPPAVRPDRVTKYLKPYVLRMHFTNNYVNAQVVHTPTATVAASASTQEKGLRLAMVEAKENTRDVAAAAKIGKLLGERLQAKGVPAISVFFKREQRYHGKVKAVIDSVREAGIELV